From a single Solenopsis invicta isolate M01_SB chromosome 4, UNIL_Sinv_3.0, whole genome shotgun sequence genomic region:
- the LOC105194876 gene encoding serine/threonine-protein kinase PAK 3 isoform X1 has protein sequence MSDEEDKPPAPPVRLTSNRGESTPNLPVDMRPLPKEPDSDERKKKTLKSKMKVKENKDKPNISYPTNFEHTVHVGFDAVTGEFTLPLKGMPEAWARLLMSSNISKQEQKKNPQAVLDVLNWYDSSSKEAKGSKYMTTTKMVGVVAPIERASSPRSMGISIGTGVGNIRGQAMSQASGSSHSQHSLSRVSSSSPSSTPTDACATSSEQEDEPPPPPISARPERTKSIYTKPIEEEPPPPLTTTLGSPQRNGMQQQQNQSQLDRNKNQATPTSTTTDQTRPAQGDKARKKKMSDDEILEKLRTIVSVGDPNRKYTKMEKIGQGASGTVYTAIETSTGMEVAIKQMNLSQQPKKELIINEILVMRENKHPNVVNYLDSYLVGEELWVVMEYLPGGSLTDVVTETCMDEGQIAAVCREVLQALEFLHCNQVIHRDIKSDNILLGLDGGVKLTDFGFCAQISPEQSKRTTMVGTPYWMAPEVVTRKQYGPKVDIWSLGIMAIEMIEGEPPYLNENPLRALYLIATNGKPEIKEKDKLSGIFQDFLDQCLEVEVEKRSAASELLKHPFLKLARPLASLTPLIMAAKEAAKGH, from the exons ATGTCAGATGAGGAAGACAAACCCCCCGCACCCCCTGTTCGATTGACATCAAACAG GGGGGAATCAACGCCTAATCTACCGGTGGACATGCGTCCACTGCCTAAGGAGCCGGATTCCGACGAGCGCAAGAAGAAAACTCTGAAGAGCAAGATGAAGGTGAAGGAGAACAAGGACAAGCCCAACATCAGTTACCCCACGAACTTTGAGCATACCGTGCACGTTGGGTTTGATGCTGTGACCGGCGAATTCACG CTGCCACTGAAA GGTATGCCGGAGGCGTGGGCGAGATTACTTATGTCCAGTAATATTAGCAAACAGGAACAGAAGAAAAACCCACAAGCTGTGTTGGACGTACTAAATTGGTACGATAGTAGTAGTAAGGAAGCAAAAGGCTCTAAGTACATGACAACAACTAAAATGGTTGGAGTTGTCG CTCCGATCGAAAGGGCGAGTAGTCCACGAAGTATGGGAATAAGTATTGGCACGGGAGTGGGAAATATTCGCGGCCAGGCGATGTCCCAGGCGTCCGGCAGCTCTCACTCTCAACATTCGTTAAGCAG GGTGAGCAGCAGTAGCCCGAGTAGTACGCCGACGGATGCGTGTGCGACTAGCTCGGAGCAGGAGGATGAGCCGCCGCCTCCACCAATCTCCGCCCGACCGGAACGCACGAAATCGATC TACACAAAACCCATAGAAGAGGAACCACCGCCTCCGCTGACGACCACGTTGGGCTCGCCACAACGAAATGGCATGCAGCAACAGCAGAATCAGTCGCAGTTAGATAGAAATAAGAATCAAGCAACGCCAACATCAACAACAACCGATCAAACGCGACCAGCGCAAGGCGATAAGGCTAGAAAGAAGAAGATGTCGGATGACGAGATATTAGAGAAGCTTAGAACAATCGTGAGCGTGGGAGATCCtaatagaaaatatacaaaaatggAGAAGATTGGACAAGG TGCCTCGGGGACGGTGTATACAGCAATAGAAACGTCCACCGGTATGGAAGTTGCAATAAAACAAATGAATCTGTCGCAACAGCCAAAGAAAGAGCTTATAATAAACGAGATTCTGGTAATGCGGGAGAACAAGCATCCGAACGTTGTAAATTACTTGGATAGTTATTTAGTCGGGGAGGAACTGTGGGTTGTCATGGAATATTTGCCAGGTGGCAGTTTAACGGATGTTGTGACTGAGACTTGTATGGACGAGGGTCAGATCGCCGCGGTGTGCAGGGAAGTGTTACAAGCGCTCGAGTTCCTTCACTGTAATCAAGTTATACACAGGGACATTAAGTCCGACAATATTCTGTTGGGTCTTGACGGTGGAGTGAAGTTAACGGATTTTGGCTTTTGTGCGCAAATTTCGCCGGAGCAGAGCAAGCGGACGACGATGGTCGGCACGCCGTATTGGATGGCGCCAGAAGTGGTAACGCGAAAGCAATATGGACCTAAG GTTGATATATGGTCGTTGGGCATAATGGCAATCGAAATGATCGAAGGGGAGCCGCCGTACTTGAACGAAAATCCGTTACGAGCGTTGTATTTGATCGCGACGAACGGCAAACCGGAGATCAAGGAGAAGGATAAACTGTCGGGTATATTCCAAGACTTCCTGGACCAGTGTTTAGAGGTTGAAGTGGAGAAACGGTCTGCGGCTTCCGAGCTATTAAAG CATCCCTTCCTGAAATTAGCCAGGCCACTTGCTTCGTTAACACCTTTGATAATGGCGGCGAAGGAAGCTGCCAAAGGTCATTAA
- the LOC105194876 gene encoding serine/threonine-protein kinase PAK 3 isoform X3, whose product MSDEEDKPPAPPVRLTSNRGESTPNLPVDMRPLPKEPDSDERKKKTLKSKMKVKENKDKPNISYPTNFEHTVHVGFDAVTGEFTGMPEAWARLLMSSNISKQEQKKNPQAVLDVLNWYDSSSKEAKGSKYMTTTKMVGVVAPIERASSPRSMGISIGTGVGNIRGQAMSQASGSSHSQHSLSRVSSSSPSSTPTDACATSSEQEDEPPPPPISARPERTKSIYTKPIEEEPPPPLTTTLGSPQRNGMQQQQNQSQLDRNKNQATPTSTTTDQTRPAQGDKARKKKMSDDEILEKLRTIVSVGDPNRKYTKMEKIGQGASGTVYTAIETSTGMEVAIKQMNLSQQPKKELIINEILVMRENKHPNVVNYLDSYLVGEELWVVMEYLPGGSLTDVVTETCMDEGQIAAVCREVLQALEFLHCNQVIHRDIKSDNILLGLDGGVKLTDFGFCAQISPEQSKRTTMVGTPYWMAPEVVTRKQYGPKVDIWSLGIMAIEMIEGEPPYLNENPLRALYLIATNGKPEIKEKDKLSGIFQDFLDQCLEVEVEKRSAASELLKHPFLKLARPLASLTPLIMAAKEAAKGH is encoded by the exons ATGTCAGATGAGGAAGACAAACCCCCCGCACCCCCTGTTCGATTGACATCAAACAG GGGGGAATCAACGCCTAATCTACCGGTGGACATGCGTCCACTGCCTAAGGAGCCGGATTCCGACGAGCGCAAGAAGAAAACTCTGAAGAGCAAGATGAAGGTGAAGGAGAACAAGGACAAGCCCAACATCAGTTACCCCACGAACTTTGAGCATACCGTGCACGTTGGGTTTGATGCTGTGACCGGCGAATTCACG GGTATGCCGGAGGCGTGGGCGAGATTACTTATGTCCAGTAATATTAGCAAACAGGAACAGAAGAAAAACCCACAAGCTGTGTTGGACGTACTAAATTGGTACGATAGTAGTAGTAAGGAAGCAAAAGGCTCTAAGTACATGACAACAACTAAAATGGTTGGAGTTGTCG CTCCGATCGAAAGGGCGAGTAGTCCACGAAGTATGGGAATAAGTATTGGCACGGGAGTGGGAAATATTCGCGGCCAGGCGATGTCCCAGGCGTCCGGCAGCTCTCACTCTCAACATTCGTTAAGCAG GGTGAGCAGCAGTAGCCCGAGTAGTACGCCGACGGATGCGTGTGCGACTAGCTCGGAGCAGGAGGATGAGCCGCCGCCTCCACCAATCTCCGCCCGACCGGAACGCACGAAATCGATC TACACAAAACCCATAGAAGAGGAACCACCGCCTCCGCTGACGACCACGTTGGGCTCGCCACAACGAAATGGCATGCAGCAACAGCAGAATCAGTCGCAGTTAGATAGAAATAAGAATCAAGCAACGCCAACATCAACAACAACCGATCAAACGCGACCAGCGCAAGGCGATAAGGCTAGAAAGAAGAAGATGTCGGATGACGAGATATTAGAGAAGCTTAGAACAATCGTGAGCGTGGGAGATCCtaatagaaaatatacaaaaatggAGAAGATTGGACAAGG TGCCTCGGGGACGGTGTATACAGCAATAGAAACGTCCACCGGTATGGAAGTTGCAATAAAACAAATGAATCTGTCGCAACAGCCAAAGAAAGAGCTTATAATAAACGAGATTCTGGTAATGCGGGAGAACAAGCATCCGAACGTTGTAAATTACTTGGATAGTTATTTAGTCGGGGAGGAACTGTGGGTTGTCATGGAATATTTGCCAGGTGGCAGTTTAACGGATGTTGTGACTGAGACTTGTATGGACGAGGGTCAGATCGCCGCGGTGTGCAGGGAAGTGTTACAAGCGCTCGAGTTCCTTCACTGTAATCAAGTTATACACAGGGACATTAAGTCCGACAATATTCTGTTGGGTCTTGACGGTGGAGTGAAGTTAACGGATTTTGGCTTTTGTGCGCAAATTTCGCCGGAGCAGAGCAAGCGGACGACGATGGTCGGCACGCCGTATTGGATGGCGCCAGAAGTGGTAACGCGAAAGCAATATGGACCTAAG GTTGATATATGGTCGTTGGGCATAATGGCAATCGAAATGATCGAAGGGGAGCCGCCGTACTTGAACGAAAATCCGTTACGAGCGTTGTATTTGATCGCGACGAACGGCAAACCGGAGATCAAGGAGAAGGATAAACTGTCGGGTATATTCCAAGACTTCCTGGACCAGTGTTTAGAGGTTGAAGTGGAGAAACGGTCTGCGGCTTCCGAGCTATTAAAG CATCCCTTCCTGAAATTAGCCAGGCCACTTGCTTCGTTAACACCTTTGATAATGGCGGCGAAGGAAGCTGCCAAAGGTCATTAA
- the LOC105194876 gene encoding serine/threonine-protein kinase PAK 3 isoform X2 — MSDEEDKPPAPPVRLTSNRGESTPNLPVDMRPLPKEPDSDERKKKTLKSKMKVKENKDKPNISYPTNFEHTVHVGFDAVTGEFTLPLKGMPEAWARLLMSSNISKQEQKKNPQAVLDVLNWYDSSSKEAKGSKYMTTTKMVGVVAPIERASSPRSMGISIGTGVGNIRGQAMSQASGSSHSQHSLSSSSPSSTPTDACATSSEQEDEPPPPPISARPERTKSIYTKPIEEEPPPPLTTTLGSPQRNGMQQQQNQSQLDRNKNQATPTSTTTDQTRPAQGDKARKKKMSDDEILEKLRTIVSVGDPNRKYTKMEKIGQGASGTVYTAIETSTGMEVAIKQMNLSQQPKKELIINEILVMRENKHPNVVNYLDSYLVGEELWVVMEYLPGGSLTDVVTETCMDEGQIAAVCREVLQALEFLHCNQVIHRDIKSDNILLGLDGGVKLTDFGFCAQISPEQSKRTTMVGTPYWMAPEVVTRKQYGPKVDIWSLGIMAIEMIEGEPPYLNENPLRALYLIATNGKPEIKEKDKLSGIFQDFLDQCLEVEVEKRSAASELLKHPFLKLARPLASLTPLIMAAKEAAKGH, encoded by the exons ATGTCAGATGAGGAAGACAAACCCCCCGCACCCCCTGTTCGATTGACATCAAACAG GGGGGAATCAACGCCTAATCTACCGGTGGACATGCGTCCACTGCCTAAGGAGCCGGATTCCGACGAGCGCAAGAAGAAAACTCTGAAGAGCAAGATGAAGGTGAAGGAGAACAAGGACAAGCCCAACATCAGTTACCCCACGAACTTTGAGCATACCGTGCACGTTGGGTTTGATGCTGTGACCGGCGAATTCACG CTGCCACTGAAA GGTATGCCGGAGGCGTGGGCGAGATTACTTATGTCCAGTAATATTAGCAAACAGGAACAGAAGAAAAACCCACAAGCTGTGTTGGACGTACTAAATTGGTACGATAGTAGTAGTAAGGAAGCAAAAGGCTCTAAGTACATGACAACAACTAAAATGGTTGGAGTTGTCG CTCCGATCGAAAGGGCGAGTAGTCCACGAAGTATGGGAATAAGTATTGGCACGGGAGTGGGAAATATTCGCGGCCAGGCGATGTCCCAGGCGTCCGGCAGCTCTCACTCTCAACATTCGTTAAGCAG CAGTAGCCCGAGTAGTACGCCGACGGATGCGTGTGCGACTAGCTCGGAGCAGGAGGATGAGCCGCCGCCTCCACCAATCTCCGCCCGACCGGAACGCACGAAATCGATC TACACAAAACCCATAGAAGAGGAACCACCGCCTCCGCTGACGACCACGTTGGGCTCGCCACAACGAAATGGCATGCAGCAACAGCAGAATCAGTCGCAGTTAGATAGAAATAAGAATCAAGCAACGCCAACATCAACAACAACCGATCAAACGCGACCAGCGCAAGGCGATAAGGCTAGAAAGAAGAAGATGTCGGATGACGAGATATTAGAGAAGCTTAGAACAATCGTGAGCGTGGGAGATCCtaatagaaaatatacaaaaatggAGAAGATTGGACAAGG TGCCTCGGGGACGGTGTATACAGCAATAGAAACGTCCACCGGTATGGAAGTTGCAATAAAACAAATGAATCTGTCGCAACAGCCAAAGAAAGAGCTTATAATAAACGAGATTCTGGTAATGCGGGAGAACAAGCATCCGAACGTTGTAAATTACTTGGATAGTTATTTAGTCGGGGAGGAACTGTGGGTTGTCATGGAATATTTGCCAGGTGGCAGTTTAACGGATGTTGTGACTGAGACTTGTATGGACGAGGGTCAGATCGCCGCGGTGTGCAGGGAAGTGTTACAAGCGCTCGAGTTCCTTCACTGTAATCAAGTTATACACAGGGACATTAAGTCCGACAATATTCTGTTGGGTCTTGACGGTGGAGTGAAGTTAACGGATTTTGGCTTTTGTGCGCAAATTTCGCCGGAGCAGAGCAAGCGGACGACGATGGTCGGCACGCCGTATTGGATGGCGCCAGAAGTGGTAACGCGAAAGCAATATGGACCTAAG GTTGATATATGGTCGTTGGGCATAATGGCAATCGAAATGATCGAAGGGGAGCCGCCGTACTTGAACGAAAATCCGTTACGAGCGTTGTATTTGATCGCGACGAACGGCAAACCGGAGATCAAGGAGAAGGATAAACTGTCGGGTATATTCCAAGACTTCCTGGACCAGTGTTTAGAGGTTGAAGTGGAGAAACGGTCTGCGGCTTCCGAGCTATTAAAG CATCCCTTCCTGAAATTAGCCAGGCCACTTGCTTCGTTAACACCTTTGATAATGGCGGCGAAGGAAGCTGCCAAAGGTCATTAA